Proteins encoded in a region of the Flammeovirga yaeyamensis genome:
- a CDS encoding sigma-54 interaction domain-containing protein, which yields MRIGIITNNDQILGSFIQPEILSNHHLIHFDSEEKYINNTQEIDVLFVDDQLIEYQDVKSTSKNYLITDQDLYSYFIKAKKAGYLGFILKSDQLENELLKVINQFNVKPVENPESDFSYLIKGKSKAIQKVFTVLEKATSSNINVNIVGETGTGKELIAQAVHQNSSRKHQNFVAINVASIPKELIESELFGYEEGAFTGASTARKGKFEEANYGSIFLDEIGELPLELQTKLLRVLQEREVSRIGGNEVVSLDLRIITATHKNLLNEVNNGRFREDLYYRLLGLTIELPPLRERKEDIIPLSNYFLEDYSNKNPSVKLKQLSEASKLKLMNYYFPGNIRQLRAVIELATTLSEGNQISDVDLLLEKVEIKKDLLEKERTLEEYNIEIIEYFLKKYKGKVNYVRDVLKISKSKIYQLIKDDKITR from the coding sequence ATGAGAATTGGTATTATCACAAATAATGATCAAATATTAGGTAGTTTTATTCAACCTGAAATTCTTTCAAATCATCACTTAATTCATTTTGATAGTGAAGAAAAGTACATCAATAACACTCAAGAAATTGATGTATTATTTGTAGATGATCAATTAATAGAATATCAAGATGTTAAATCAACCTCAAAAAACTATTTGATCACAGATCAAGATCTATATTCTTATTTTATTAAAGCAAAAAAAGCTGGATACTTAGGTTTTATTTTAAAATCCGATCAACTAGAAAATGAACTCTTAAAAGTAATCAATCAATTTAATGTAAAGCCGGTAGAAAATCCTGAGAGTGATTTCTCTTATCTAATCAAAGGCAAATCTAAAGCCATTCAAAAAGTATTTACGGTTTTAGAAAAGGCAACTTCTTCGAATATTAATGTAAATATTGTTGGGGAAACTGGAACTGGTAAAGAATTAATTGCTCAGGCGGTACATCAAAATTCTTCTCGCAAACATCAGAACTTTGTGGCAATTAATGTTGCTTCAATTCCTAAAGAATTGATAGAAAGTGAGCTTTTTGGTTATGAAGAAGGGGCTTTTACAGGTGCTTCAACAGCACGGAAAGGAAAATTTGAAGAAGCTAATTATGGATCTATATTTTTAGACGAAATTGGTGAATTACCACTGGAACTTCAAACAAAACTATTAAGAGTATTACAAGAAAGAGAAGTTAGTAGAATTGGTGGAAATGAAGTTGTATCCTTAGATCTTCGTATTATAACAGCTACCCATAAGAACTTATTAAATGAAGTAAACAATGGAAGATTCAGAGAAGATCTATATTATAGACTTTTAGGTTTAACTATTGAGCTCCCTCCTCTTAGAGAAAGAAAAGAAGATATTATACCTCTTTCCAATTATTTTTTAGAGGATTATTCTAATAAGAACCCTTCAGTAAAGTTAAAACAACTTAGTGAAGCTTCTAAGTTGAAACTTATGAATTATTATTTCCCCGGAAATATAAGACAATTAAGAGCAGTTATCGAGTTGGCCACCACTTTATCGGAAGGTAATCAAATATCTGATGTTGATTTATTGTTAGAAAAAGTTGAAATTAAGAAAGATCTTCTCGAAAAAGAACGAACTCTGGAAGAATATAACATCGAAATCATCGAATATTTTTTGAAAAAATATAAAGGTAAAGTAAATTATGTAAGAGATGTCCTAAAAATAAGTAAGTCAAAGATTTACCAATTGATTAAGGATGATAAAATAACCCGATGA
- a CDS encoding carbonic anhydrase family protein, with the protein MVKLSYFKLCFFGLIMCACSPESSNVNNEHVAHELKHEYTIPDSEFGDIQSPINILTEKVDGVVKSKLNIDAHCNAVENKGHTVQLDFDSTSQLVFDDVTYNFKQLHFHTPSEHQIDGITYPMEMHMVNVLANDESDKPHYLVIGILFKMGKENPFINEFINRIPKDAHGIASVHDTEVNLEDLFGKYGCEEMKHYYHYSGSLTTAPYTETVSWHINQIIFEASAEQIQILNKIEGNNARHIQALKGRHVEKEDLMVTSKKF; encoded by the coding sequence ATGGTAAAACTTTCCTATTTCAAGCTTTGCTTCTTTGGACTAATTATGTGTGCATGCAGTCCTGAATCAAGCAATGTAAATAATGAACATGTTGCTCATGAACTAAAACATGAGTACACGATCCCTGATTCTGAGTTTGGTGATATCCAATCTCCCATTAATATTTTAACTGAAAAAGTTGACGGGGTAGTTAAATCAAAATTAAATATTGATGCACATTGTAATGCTGTTGAAAATAAAGGGCATACTGTGCAATTAGATTTTGATTCAACATCTCAATTAGTATTTGATGATGTTACATATAATTTCAAACAATTACATTTCCATACTCCTTCTGAACATCAGATCGATGGTATTACTTATCCAATGGAGATGCACATGGTAAATGTTTTGGCTAATGATGAGTCAGACAAACCACATTATTTGGTAATTGGAATTTTGTTTAAAATGGGTAAAGAAAACCCATTTATTAATGAATTTATCAATAGAATTCCTAAAGATGCTCATGGAATTGCATCAGTACATGACACAGAAGTAAATCTTGAAGATTTATTCGGCAAATATGGTTGTGAAGAAATGAAACATTATTATCATTATAGTGGTTCATTAACAACAGCTCCTTACACAGAAACAGTATCATGGCATATCAATCAAATAATATTTGAAGCTTCTGCGGAACAAATTCAAATATTAAATAAGATTGAAGGAAACAATGCAAGACATATTCAAGCATTGAAAGGACGTCATGTTGAAAAAGAAGATTTAATGGTGACTTCTAAAAAATTCTAA
- a CDS encoding aspartate kinase, producing the protein MLVYKFGGTSVGSAERMMQVSDIITGGEQKIVVLSAVSGTTNSLVTICDAYYAKDKTLADKLVEDFRPKYDKHIYDLLHDEASRVEANALMEEKYALLKSYDINDFSEVQEREIHAQGELISTKLMHLYLQEKGVNSALIPALDFMRTENGEPLYDEIEKRLSATLAQHPNVDLFITQGYICTNEFEQVDNLKRGGSDYTASIIGACANAKEVQIWTDIDGMHNNDPRFVEGTKAVECLTYDEAAELAYFGAKILHPLTVLPAKKKDIPVRLKNTMVPEAFGTVIGPTCDESIPVKSIAAKNGIVAIKIRSSRMLMAYGFLKNVFQIFEDYKTPIDMITTSEVAVSLTVDKTDALPQIIEDLEKLGCVEVDDNQSIVCVVGQNLIEDASVVSGVVKALESLKVRMISYGGSANNISILIPTENKNEALNLLHSALYNESLV; encoded by the coding sequence ATGTTAGTATATAAATTTGGAGGAACTTCAGTTGGTTCAGCAGAAAGAATGATGCAAGTAAGTGATATCATTACTGGTGGCGAGCAAAAGATCGTTGTTTTATCTGCTGTATCAGGTACAACAAACTCTCTAGTAACTATTTGCGATGCTTATTATGCAAAAGATAAGACATTGGCAGATAAGTTAGTTGAAGACTTCCGTCCAAAATACGATAAACATATTTATGATTTATTGCATGATGAAGCTTCAAGAGTAGAAGCCAATGCTTTAATGGAGGAGAAATATGCTTTATTAAAATCTTATGACATTAATGATTTCTCTGAAGTTCAAGAAAGAGAAATTCACGCACAGGGAGAGTTGATCTCTACGAAATTAATGCATCTTTATCTTCAAGAAAAAGGAGTAAATTCTGCATTAATTCCGGCTTTAGATTTCATGCGTACAGAAAATGGAGAACCTTTGTATGATGAGATTGAAAAAAGATTATCTGCTACTTTAGCTCAGCATCCAAATGTTGATCTATTTATTACTCAAGGATACATTTGTACAAATGAGTTTGAACAAGTAGATAACCTTAAGAGAGGTGGATCTGATTATACTGCTTCTATTATTGGAGCATGTGCAAATGCAAAAGAAGTTCAGATTTGGACAGATATTGATGGTATGCACAACAACGATCCTCGTTTTGTAGAAGGGACAAAAGCAGTAGAATGTTTAACATATGATGAAGCTGCCGAATTAGCTTATTTCGGAGCTAAAATCCTTCACCCATTAACTGTCTTACCTGCGAAAAAGAAAGATATTCCAGTTCGCTTAAAAAATACAATGGTTCCTGAAGCATTTGGTACTGTTATCGGACCAACTTGTGATGAATCAATTCCTGTAAAATCCATTGCAGCAAAAAATGGTATTGTAGCCATCAAAATCAGATCATCTAGAATGTTGATGGCTTACGGATTTTTAAAGAATGTATTCCAAATCTTTGAAGATTATAAAACGCCTATCGATATGATTACCACCTCAGAAGTGGCAGTATCTCTAACAGTGGATAAAACAGATGCTCTTCCTCAAATTATAGAGGATCTTGAGAAATTAGGATGTGTTGAGGTAGACGATAACCAATCTATCGTATGTGTAGTTGGACAAAATCTAATTGAAGATGCATCAGTTGTTTCTGGGGTTGTTAAAGCATTAGAAAGCCTAAAGGTAAGAATGATTTCTTATGGAGGTAGTGCAAATAATATATCTATTTTAATACCAACAGAAAACAAAAACGAAGCTTTAAATCTATTACACAGTGCTTTATATAATGAAAGCCTAGTATAG
- a CDS encoding N-acetylmuramoyl-L-alanine amidase, which translates to MLFTSFLMIVSMESYAQINLKLAQYYKRRANKYLVKSPHLHEYFSIDESGITMYPTPLHRKQNKAEFYVSWDELSVLKDVFEFSDRSYQYQVYCTKGVRPFNPDTRMSINILKGMTSIPPTSVMKPLSGIRVAIDPGHIAADMKMAKIEGRFVDMKLKDGTHIQLREGDLTLTTAYILKDSLEKYGAEVYMTRQGLKNAGASKESYHSWKKNNLQSKLHGKKLTKKQMLHVLYHSPESRIYRQYYLQDDLEIRADSINYFKPDVTVVLHYNADELNHGWKKPSQRNFSMAFVPGSFMSKELKTKRDRYDFLRILVSDYTKDSYYLSKFIMKEFEETLHVPAVGPHNEPKYLKSVAMSLGNGIYARNLRLCRLLNSPICYGEPLLQDNINELKALNNNDFKTKKISPRVIEVANSYFKGILNYVSYRQSQNTP; encoded by the coding sequence ATGCTATTCACAAGCTTTTTGATGATTGTGAGTATGGAATCTTACGCTCAAATCAATTTGAAACTTGCACAATATTATAAAAGAAGAGCCAATAAGTATTTAGTGAAGAGTCCACATTTACATGAGTATTTTTCTATTGATGAAAGTGGCATTACGATGTACCCAACACCACTTCATCGTAAACAAAATAAAGCCGAATTTTATGTTAGTTGGGATGAACTATCTGTTTTAAAGGATGTGTTTGAATTTTCCGATCGTTCTTATCAATATCAAGTCTATTGTACTAAAGGAGTCCGACCTTTTAATCCCGATACCAGAATGTCTATCAATATATTAAAAGGTATGACAAGTATTCCTCCTACTTCAGTAATGAAACCATTATCAGGTATTCGAGTGGCAATTGATCCTGGACATATCGCAGCAGATATGAAAATGGCTAAAATCGAAGGAAGGTTTGTGGATATGAAACTAAAAGATGGGACTCATATTCAATTAAGAGAAGGGGATTTAACTTTAACAACAGCTTATATATTAAAAGATAGCCTAGAAAAGTATGGAGCAGAGGTGTACATGACACGTCAAGGATTAAAAAATGCAGGGGCCTCAAAAGAATCATATCATTCTTGGAAGAAAAATAATTTACAAAGTAAGCTTCACGGTAAAAAACTAACAAAAAAACAGATGTTACATGTTTTGTATCATTCTCCAGAATCTCGAATTTATAGACAATATTATTTACAAGACGATTTAGAAATAAGAGCGGATTCTATAAATTATTTTAAACCGGATGTAACAGTTGTTTTGCACTATAATGCAGATGAACTAAATCACGGATGGAAAAAACCATCTCAAAGAAATTTTAGTATGGCATTTGTTCCAGGCTCTTTTATGTCCAAAGAACTAAAAACAAAAAGAGATCGATACGATTTCTTAAGAATCTTAGTGAGTGATTACACTAAAGATTCCTATTACCTAAGCAAGTTCATTATGAAAGAGTTTGAAGAGACTTTACATGTTCCAGCAGTTGGACCACATAACGAACCTAAGTATTTAAAATCTGTAGCCATGTCTTTAGGAAATGGTATATATGCCCGTAATCTAAGATTATGTAGATTATTAAATAGCCCTATTTGTTATGGAGAACCCTTACTTCAAGATAATATTAATGAGCTTAAAGCACTGAATAATAACGATTTCAAAACAAAAAAAATATCACCAAGAGTAATAGAAGTAGCAAATAGTTACTTTAAAGGGATATTGAACTATGTGAGTTACAGACAGTCACAAAATACACCGTAA
- a CDS encoding Lrp/AsnC family transcriptional regulator: MKKAALRLDHTDRRILDILQKQAKITNAQLSKEIDLSPAPTLERVKKLENSGIIESYHAKLNTKALGLGVTTFVNVKIEKHNQENHTSFLKQVDQIPEVIECHHVTGNSHYLLKVITTDIEEYQRVLLNKLSEIKEVDDLQSMIVLSSPKDAHTIPVP, from the coding sequence ATGAAAAAAGCTGCATTGAGATTAGACCATACTGACCGTAGAATTCTTGATATACTACAAAAACAAGCAAAAATCACGAACGCGCAGTTATCAAAAGAAATTGATTTATCTCCAGCCCCAACACTAGAACGTGTAAAAAAACTTGAGAATTCTGGAATTATCGAAAGTTATCATGCAAAGTTGAACACTAAAGCATTGGGACTTGGTGTAACTACTTTTGTGAATGTAAAAATCGAAAAACACAATCAAGAAAACCATACTTCATTTTTGAAACAAGTAGATCAAATACCTGAAGTAATCGAATGTCATCATGTTACTGGAAACAGTCATTACTTACTAAAAGTAATCACAACAGATATTGAAGAATATCAAAGAGTATTATTAAATAAACTAAGTGAAATTAAAGAAGTAGACGATTTACAATCAATGATTGTATTATCTTCTCCAAAAGATGCACATACTATTCCAGTGCCTTAA
- a CDS encoding M28 family peptidase, which translates to MKKATILSAALSLCLSAASAQGIQLESNPELVNKYMSTITPNELKEHLTIIASDEYEGRETGERGQKMAADYIAKYFMSEGLVGPVKDNPNPYFQQFDLYSSKYTSFEITSGGHKAELFEDIFPYGNFSLNKETDLIFIGFGDTSKDFDDYANADIKGKGVVFFQNSPEEYKGESGDKNGLRQKARMAAEKGAAFAIILADTDEEFTTQTKRYASYLKKGKLSFEKPNSEQAASSFGVILAKPSSFMAIMGKDQSKFQKTIQKNLKKGKAPAHESFKISINAKYETRRVPTENVLGFMEGTDLKDEILVVTAHYDHVGIIDGKIHNGADDDGSGTTGLLEVVNAFSQAKKEGNGPRRSILFMTVTGEEKGLLGSEYYSSHPIFPMENTIADLNIDMIGRGDAEHKDQPNFVYTIGSDMLSSDLHNIHLEVSKTFKPDLLIDYTYNDKDDPNRYYYRSDHYNFAKHNVPVIFYFNGTHEDYHQPTDTVDKIQFNEMANRAQLVFATAWELANREKAPVVDKKDESQK; encoded by the coding sequence ATGAAAAAAGCAACAATTCTTAGTGCTGCTTTATCACTGTGTCTTAGTGCTGCAAGTGCACAAGGGATTCAGCTTGAATCGAATCCTGAACTGGTGAATAAGTACATGTCTACCATCACACCAAATGAACTGAAAGAACACCTTACTATTATTGCCTCCGATGAATACGAAGGAAGGGAAACAGGTGAGAGAGGACAAAAAATGGCTGCAGATTACATCGCCAAGTATTTTATGTCGGAAGGTTTAGTGGGTCCAGTAAAAGACAATCCTAATCCATACTTCCAACAGTTTGATCTTTATTCTTCAAAATATACAAGTTTTGAAATCACTAGTGGAGGACATAAAGCAGAATTATTTGAAGACATTTTTCCATATGGTAATTTTTCTTTGAATAAGGAAACTGATCTTATTTTTATTGGTTTTGGAGATACATCAAAAGATTTTGATGATTATGCAAATGCTGATATAAAAGGTAAAGGTGTAGTATTTTTTCAGAATTCTCCCGAAGAATACAAAGGTGAAAGTGGTGACAAAAATGGACTTCGTCAGAAAGCTAGAATGGCTGCTGAAAAAGGAGCCGCTTTTGCAATCATATTAGCTGATACTGATGAAGAGTTTACTACACAAACAAAAAGATATGCTTCGTACCTTAAGAAAGGTAAATTATCTTTTGAAAAGCCAAATTCAGAACAAGCAGCCAGTAGTTTTGGGGTGATCCTAGCTAAACCATCTTCATTTATGGCGATCATGGGTAAAGATCAGAGTAAATTCCAGAAAACAATTCAGAAGAACTTGAAAAAAGGAAAAGCTCCAGCTCATGAATCATTTAAAATTTCAATTAATGCAAAATATGAAACTCGTAGAGTACCTACAGAAAATGTATTGGGCTTTATGGAGGGAACAGATTTAAAAGATGAAATTTTAGTGGTGACTGCACACTATGATCACGTTGGTATCATTGATGGAAAAATCCATAATGGTGCGGATGATGATGGTTCTGGTACTACAGGTCTTTTAGAAGTAGTAAACGCTTTTTCTCAAGCTAAAAAAGAAGGAAATGGTCCAAGAAGATCTATTCTTTTTATGACTGTTACAGGTGAAGAAAAAGGTTTATTAGGTTCTGAGTATTATTCATCTCATCCGATTTTCCCAATGGAAAATACAATTGCTGACCTTAATATAGATATGATTGGTAGAGGTGATGCTGAACATAAAGATCAACCTAATTTTGTGTACACTATTGGTTCTGATATGTTGTCTTCGGATCTTCATAATATTCATTTAGAAGTATCAAAGACATTCAAGCCAGACTTACTAATTGATTATACTTACAATGATAAGGACGATCCGAATAGATATTATTACCGTTCAGATCATTATAATTTTGCTAAACATAATGTACCTGTAATATTCTATTTCAATGGTACTCATGAGGATTATCATCAACCAACTGATACAGTAGATAAGATTCAGTTTAACGAAATGGCGAATAGAGCACAGTTAGTATTTGCAACAGCATGGGAGCTAGCAAATAGAGAGAAAGCACCAGTGGTTGATAAAAAAGATGAAAGTCAGAAATAG
- a CDS encoding OstA-like protein gives MKKNIFFNISLVLSILLTLNVHAQKPKGDRVIISAARTKGVSGWRVFYSSPTQRVKMVQKSTTIYCNEARQEIKTEKVIATGRVKVIDKKTTITGDRLDYDKNNGLVIITGKEVKLIDDDVTLITDKLYYYTDTKDAKYLTGGKVLQETMVLTSIEGYLKKKELIFIKDVVMDDSVKVQHLETEKLIYDRETKDAVFETRTKIESKDGDVEANAGTYNTESGKVHFEGSAVVENDKYILIGDKIDTDKNTGNSEAVGNVIFFSKQDTAMIYADVVVREDSSTFAYGNALMSKPIKGNWMDMYYLAADTLHSINDTTTKENTLYAHYKVSMWNKDMQSRCDSLIYYYNDSMIYFYNDPRIWAQKSQMTGEVIRTDITSKGVERLYLNKNGFIISEDTIANFNQVKGKKIIAHFEENQLDKVDVKGNGMTRFFQLTDDKKNIYALNKASCPSMTIYFTEGNEVENIKYNAKSNSTVLPPSKIQGPDKYLPGFKNRFDEKPEREELLKRVRVRNDLTDSMPRDPSIGKDEIKILWDGSQVLNKNYNGEPLYIERLKMMREQKAREKQQKQELKIESNN, from the coding sequence ATGAAGAAAAATATTTTTTTCAACATATCTCTAGTTTTATCCATTTTACTTACGTTGAATGTGCATGCTCAAAAACCTAAAGGTGATAGAGTAATCATATCAGCGGCACGTACAAAAGGTGTTTCAGGATGGAGAGTGTTTTATAGTTCTCCCACTCAAAGAGTAAAAATGGTTCAGAAATCTACCACAATTTACTGTAATGAGGCTAGACAAGAAATAAAAACAGAAAAAGTTATTGCCACGGGACGTGTAAAAGTGATTGATAAAAAAACCACTATTACTGGTGACCGCTTGGATTATGATAAAAATAATGGTTTGGTAATCATCACTGGTAAGGAAGTAAAACTTATTGATGATGACGTAACATTGATTACTGACAAACTATATTATTATACAGATACTAAGGATGCTAAATACCTTACTGGTGGTAAGGTACTTCAGGAAACTATGGTTTTAACATCTATAGAAGGTTACCTTAAGAAAAAGGAATTGATCTTTATTAAAGATGTGGTCATGGACGACTCAGTAAAAGTACAACACTTAGAAACTGAAAAGCTAATTTATGATCGTGAAACCAAAGATGCTGTCTTTGAAACTCGTACAAAAATCGAAAGTAAAGACGGTGATGTAGAAGCAAATGCCGGTACTTATAATACTGAATCAGGTAAAGTACACTTTGAAGGTTCTGCAGTTGTAGAAAATGATAAGTATATTCTTATCGGTGATAAGATTGATACAGATAAAAATACTGGTAATTCAGAAGCTGTGGGTAATGTTATCTTTTTCTCTAAGCAAGATACTGCAATGATTTATGCAGATGTTGTAGTAAGAGAAGACAGTTCTACTTTTGCCTATGGTAATGCATTGATGAGTAAACCAATTAAGGGTAATTGGATGGATATGTACTATCTAGCTGCAGATACTCTACACTCAATTAATGATACTACTACAAAAGAAAATACATTATATGCACACTACAAGGTTTCGATGTGGAATAAAGATATGCAATCAAGATGTGATTCATTGATTTACTACTACAATGATTCCATGATCTATTTCTATAATGATCCACGAATTTGGGCTCAAAAATCTCAAATGACTGGTGAAGTCATCAGAACTGACATTACATCAAAAGGTGTTGAAAGATTATATTTAAATAAAAACGGTTTTATTATTTCGGAAGATACAATTGCTAATTTCAACCAAGTAAAAGGTAAAAAGATAATTGCTCATTTCGAAGAAAATCAGTTAGACAAGGTTGATGTTAAGGGTAATGGTATGACTCGTTTCTTCCAATTAACCGATGATAAAAAGAATATTTATGCTTTAAATAAGGCCTCCTGTCCTTCGATGACCATCTATTTTACTGAAGGTAATGAAGTAGAAAACATAAAATACAATGCTAAATCTAATAGTACTGTATTACCTCCTAGTAAAATCCAAGGTCCTGACAAATACCTTCCTGGTTTCAAAAATAGATTTGATGAAAAACCGGAAAGGGAAGAATTATTAAAAAGGGTTCGTGTTAGGAATGACCTTACTGATAGTATGCCTCGTGATCCATCAATTGGAAAGGATGAAATAAAAATTCTTTGGGATGGTTCTCAAGTTTTAAACAAAAACTACAATGGCGAACCACTTTATATCGAAAGATTGAAGATGATGCGAGAACAAAAAGCTCGTGAGAAACAACAAAAACAAGAATTAAAAATAGAATCAAATAACTAA
- the tilS gene encoding tRNA lysidine(34) synthetase TilS, which produces MLDIQNQFVDQFLTFINHKGISKKDNILLAFSGGVDSVALALLLKAAGYQFSLAHMNFQLRGEESNEDEAFARSFAEKHGISIFVEVVDTISIKDITGQSTQVLARELRYNWFDGLVKQHQFDFIATAHHQSDSVETVLYNLIKGTGIEGLHGIRFQRDNIVRPLLFTDKETIREFVKSCNEEWREDSSNQSNKYARNLIRNEVIPLLKRINPKAEESIAETSRKIRFIEPVFFNEVEEFKKNTWRRIDKGYIIKSKPYKDESYFLIYLYYHLKPFNFDFTSIEKLYNQLDQTALTFYSTDHKYVVYTLQDFTFHLIENEEPNHTTEKLLVEKEGEYQLNDTYIKIEKVEVKGLSELDKQLTYVQQKHFPFRIRSIENGDKIKPFGMKGKSKKVFDLLQDEGIPFYLRNNALVIEDTNQEILSVIAVRNSELLRIEEFPVSLFQITVK; this is translated from the coding sequence ATGTTAGACATACAAAATCAATTTGTTGACCAATTTTTAACTTTTATTAATCATAAAGGTATTAGCAAAAAAGATAATATTTTATTGGCTTTTAGTGGTGGAGTAGACTCTGTAGCATTGGCATTATTACTAAAAGCAGCAGGTTATCAATTTTCATTAGCCCATATGAATTTTCAACTTAGAGGGGAGGAAAGTAACGAAGATGAAGCATTTGCTAGATCTTTTGCTGAGAAGCATGGTATCTCAATTTTTGTTGAAGTGGTGGATACAATCAGCATAAAAGATATTACTGGGCAATCGACACAGGTATTGGCAAGGGAACTTCGCTACAATTGGTTTGATGGACTAGTGAAACAACATCAATTTGATTTTATTGCAACGGCCCATCATCAATCGGATAGTGTGGAAACGGTTTTGTATAATTTGATAAAAGGGACAGGTATTGAAGGTTTGCATGGGATTCGTTTCCAAAGGGACAATATTGTCAGACCTTTGTTATTTACTGATAAAGAAACGATAAGAGAGTTCGTGAAAAGTTGTAATGAAGAATGGAGGGAAGATTCGTCAAATCAGAGTAATAAATATGCAAGAAATCTAATTCGAAATGAGGTCATTCCTTTGTTAAAGCGGATTAACCCAAAAGCAGAAGAATCGATAGCAGAAACATCAAGAAAAATTAGATTTATCGAGCCTGTCTTTTTTAATGAAGTAGAGGAATTTAAGAAAAATACTTGGAGAAGGATTGATAAAGGGTATATCATCAAAAGTAAACCATACAAAGACGAAAGTTACTTTTTAATTTATCTGTATTATCATTTAAAACCCTTTAATTTTGATTTTACGAGTATAGAAAAATTATATAATCAGTTAGATCAAACTGCTTTGACTTTCTATTCAACAGATCATAAATATGTAGTATATACTTTGCAGGATTTTACTTTTCATTTAATAGAAAACGAAGAGCCAAATCATACTACAGAAAAGCTATTAGTAGAAAAAGAAGGGGAATACCAACTGAATGATACTTACATTAAAATTGAAAAAGTAGAGGTAAAAGGTTTAAGTGAGTTGGACAAGCAATTGACTTATGTACAACAAAAACATTTTCCTTTTAGAATTCGAAGTATTGAAAACGGAGATAAAATTAAGCCATTTGGTATGAAAGGTAAATCAAAAAAAGTATTTGATTTACTTCAGGACGAAGGAATTCCTTTTTATCTTAGAAATAATGCTTTAGTAATAGAAGATACTAACCAAGAAATTTTATCAGTGATTGCAGTTAGGAACTCCGAATTACTCAGAATTGAAGAATTTCCTGTAAGCCTATTTCAAATTACTGTAAAATAA
- a CDS encoding Crp/Fnr family transcriptional regulator, whose translation MINIFKKTYNADERTLFDFMRRGILFSKLSDEELAKFAPHLHLRHYTKGEVIFFREDPSQALYLINSGIVTLNIDIEDKFEDLVHLKATETFGDNAILEGTNRPYNAVCFSDHADVYVIPSAVIHDIFSENIKIQAKMMMSMAEIYDRFTGHLFRAYKESFGFFDLGRAFMPF comes from the coding sequence ATGATTAATATTTTCAAGAAGACATATAATGCTGACGAAAGGACTTTATTTGATTTTATGAGAAGAGGAATTCTCTTTTCTAAATTATCGGATGAAGAGTTGGCTAAATTTGCACCACATCTACATTTAAGACATTATACAAAAGGGGAGGTGATTTTCTTTAGAGAAGATCCAAGTCAAGCCTTGTATCTTATTAATAGTGGAATTGTCACCTTAAATATTGATATCGAAGATAAATTCGAAGATTTGGTTCATTTAAAGGCTACAGAGACTTTTGGTGATAACGCAATTCTCGAAGGAACGAATAGACCTTATAATGCCGTTTGTTTTTCTGATCATGCCGACGTTTATGTCATACCAAGTGCAGTTATTCACGATATTTTTTCAGAAAACATTAAAATACAAGCTAAAATGATGATGAGTATGGCTGAGATATACGACCGATTTACAGGTCATTTATTCAGGGCATATAAAGAATCATTTGGATTTTTTGATCTTGGTAGAGCGTTTATGCCTTTTTAA